Proteins co-encoded in one Streptomyces diastaticus subsp. diastaticus genomic window:
- a CDS encoding sterol-binding protein produces MATTQECRAALDTLSGRLAAAPPEVRSAAALDRSVSCHLKDLDVTFTGRLRAGGIEVTDTLAGPHPRPGRSDTHRQKTAIRLTMSSDDLVALVAGELDFAHAWATRRLTLDAGFRDLLTLRKLL; encoded by the coding sequence ATGGCGACGACGCAGGAGTGCCGCGCGGCACTGGACACGCTCTCCGGGCGGCTGGCCGCCGCTCCCCCCGAGGTCCGCTCCGCTGCGGCCCTCGACCGCTCGGTGAGCTGTCACCTCAAGGACCTCGACGTCACGTTCACGGGCCGGCTCCGCGCCGGCGGCATCGAGGTGACCGACACCCTGGCCGGCCCGCACCCGAGGCCGGGCCGCTCGGACACCCATCGGCAGAAGACCGCCATCCGGCTGACGATGTCCAGCGACGACCTGGTCGCCCTGGTCGCCGGTGAACTGGACTTCGCCCACGCCTGGGCCACCCGCCGCCTCACCCTCGACGCGGGCTTCCGCGACCTCCTGACCCTGCGCAAACTCCTCTGA
- a CDS encoding TlyA family RNA methyltransferase, protein MAGVARRRLDAELVRRRLARSREHASQLIAAGRVTVGGTTATKPATQVATSAAVVVADDGHDPDYVSRGGHKLAGAFEAFVPLGLTVRGRRALDAGASTGGFTDVLLRAGAARVVAVDVGYGQLAWSLRSDERVVVKDRTNVRELTLEAIDGEPADLVVGDLSFIPLGLVLPALVACSGPDADLVLMVKPQFEVGRERLGSGGVVRSTQLRAEAVRTVAGQAAELGLGVLGVTASPLPGPSGNVEYFLWLRAGAPALDPADVDRAVREGPR, encoded by the coding sequence GTGGCAGGAGTGGCCCGTCGCCGCCTCGACGCCGAGCTGGTGCGCCGTAGACTCGCGCGTTCCCGTGAGCACGCCAGCCAGCTCATCGCCGCCGGGCGGGTGACCGTCGGGGGCACCACCGCGACGAAGCCCGCCACGCAGGTCGCGACCTCGGCGGCCGTCGTGGTCGCCGACGACGGGCACGACCCCGACTACGTGTCGCGCGGTGGCCACAAGCTCGCCGGTGCCTTCGAGGCGTTCGTTCCCCTCGGTCTCACCGTGCGGGGGCGCAGGGCGCTCGACGCGGGAGCGTCCACCGGGGGATTCACCGATGTGCTGCTGCGGGCGGGTGCCGCGCGGGTGGTCGCCGTGGACGTCGGGTACGGCCAGCTCGCCTGGTCCCTGCGGAGCGACGAGCGGGTGGTGGTCAAGGACCGCACCAACGTGCGTGAGCTGACCCTGGAGGCGATCGACGGGGAGCCGGCCGACCTGGTGGTGGGCGACCTGTCGTTCATCCCGCTGGGCCTGGTCCTCCCCGCCCTCGTCGCGTGCAGCGGCCCCGACGCCGATCTGGTGCTGATGGTGAAGCCGCAGTTCGAGGTGGGTAGGGAGCGGCTGGGCAGTGGTGGCGTCGTGCGCAGCACCCAGTTGCGGGCGGAGGCGGTGCGTACCGTCGCCGGGCAGGCCGCCGAGCTCGGGCTCGGGGTGCTCGGCGTGACCGCCAGCCCGTTGCCGGGTCCGTCCGGGAACGTCGAGTACTTTCTGTGGCTGCGGGCCGGGGCGCCCGCGCTCGATCCGGCAGATGTCGACCGCGCAGTGAGGGAGGGGCCGAGGTGA
- a CDS encoding NAD kinase — protein sequence MTEEDTAGTGGAEEPAGPGGTGAGEKRTVFLLAHTGRPAAIRSAELVVQGLLRSGLGVRVLRAEAADLPLPPEVQLIDEATPAALDGCELLIVLGGDGTLLRGAEFARASGVPMLGVNLGRVGFLAEAERDDLDRVVDRVVSRSYEVEERMTVDVVVHNNGTVVHTDWALNEAAVQKVSPERILEVVLEIDGRPVTGFGCDGIVCATPTGSTAYAFSAGGPVVWPEVEALLMVPISAHALFAKPLVTSPDSVLAVEVQHNTPHGVLWCDGRRTVELPPGARVEVRRGAVPVRLARLHHASFTDRLVAKFALPVSGWRGAPR from the coding sequence GTGACCGAGGAGGACACGGCGGGAACAGGGGGCGCCGAAGAGCCGGCCGGTCCGGGCGGAACGGGTGCGGGGGAGAAGCGGACGGTCTTCCTCCTCGCGCACACCGGCCGCCCGGCGGCGATCCGCAGCGCGGAGCTGGTGGTCCAGGGGCTGCTGCGGTCCGGTCTGGGGGTGCGCGTCCTGCGCGCGGAGGCGGCCGACCTGCCGCTCCCCCCCGAGGTGCAGCTCATCGATGAGGCCACGCCCGCGGCGCTCGACGGCTGCGAGCTGCTGATCGTGCTCGGCGGGGACGGGACCCTGCTGCGCGGCGCGGAGTTCGCCCGCGCCTCCGGAGTGCCCATGCTCGGCGTCAACCTCGGCCGGGTCGGTTTCCTCGCCGAGGCCGAGCGGGACGACCTGGACCGGGTGGTCGACCGGGTGGTGAGCCGTTCCTACGAGGTGGAGGAGCGGATGACGGTCGATGTGGTCGTGCACAACAACGGCACCGTCGTCCACACCGACTGGGCGCTGAACGAGGCCGCCGTGCAGAAGGTGTCGCCCGAGCGCATCCTCGAAGTGGTCCTGGAGATCGACGGCCGTCCCGTCACCGGGTTCGGCTGCGACGGCATCGTCTGCGCCACTCCCACCGGTTCGACGGCGTACGCCTTCTCGGCCGGCGGGCCCGTGGTGTGGCCGGAGGTCGAGGCGCTCCTGATGGTGCCGATCAGCGCCCACGCGCTGTTCGCCAAGCCGCTCGTGACGTCACCCGATTCGGTACTCGCTGTCGAGGTGCAGCACAACACCCCGCACGGCGTGCTGTGGTGCGACGGCCGCCGCACCGTGGAGCTGCCTCCCGGCGCCCGGGTCGAGGTCCGGCGGGGCGCGGTCCCGGTGCGGCTGGCCAGGCTGCACCACGCCTCGTTCACCGACCGGCTGGTGGCGAAGTTCGCCCTGCCGGTCTCCGGCTGGCGGGGAGCGCCGCGCTGA
- the recN gene encoding DNA repair protein RecN gives MVVSVLEEMRIRSLGVIDDAVVELSPGFTAVTGETGAGKTMVVTSLGLLLGGRADAALVRVGARSAVVEGRLALPPGAPVLARAEEAGAELDDDALLISRTVSAEGRSRAHLGGRSVPVGLLAELADELVAVHGQTDQQGLLKPGRQRQALDRYAGEAVSVPLAAYGEAYRRLRSVVGELDEITTRARERAQEADLLRFGLEEISAVEPLPGEDAELAAEAERLGHAEALAAAAATGHTALAGNPEDLESADASTLVAGAQRALEAVRAHDPRLATMSDRLGEVAILLGDVAGELAGYADNLDADPLRLATVEERRAALTQLTRKYGEDIDAVLAWAEQSAARLAELDNDDDRIAELTAERDAVRTELGELARRLTRARRDSAERFAEDVTTELASLAMPHARVSFDIRDTEVAPDGDGIEVDGRFLAYGPIGVDEVELLLAPHPGAPPRPIAKGASGGELSRVMLAVEVVFAGSDPVPTYLFDEVDAGVGGKAAVEVGRRLARLARSAQVVVVTHLPQVAAFADRQLLVEKTNDGSVTRSGVKVLEGEERVRELSRMLAGQEDSQSARAHAEELLAAAHGEGRL, from the coding sequence ATGGTCGTGAGCGTGTTGGAGGAGATGCGGATACGGTCGCTCGGAGTCATCGACGACGCCGTCGTCGAGTTGTCGCCCGGGTTCACCGCCGTGACCGGCGAGACCGGCGCGGGCAAGACCATGGTCGTCACGAGCCTGGGGCTGCTGCTGGGGGGACGCGCCGACGCGGCACTCGTCCGCGTCGGCGCCAGGTCCGCGGTGGTCGAGGGGCGGCTCGCGCTGCCCCCCGGCGCGCCGGTGCTCGCGCGCGCCGAGGAGGCGGGCGCCGAGCTGGACGACGACGCGCTGCTGATCAGCCGGACCGTCTCCGCCGAGGGGCGGTCACGCGCCCACCTCGGTGGCCGGTCGGTGCCGGTCGGACTGCTCGCCGAACTCGCCGACGAACTGGTGGCCGTCCACGGCCAGACCGACCAGCAGGGCCTGCTGAAGCCGGGGCGCCAGCGGCAGGCCCTCGACCGGTACGCCGGCGAGGCGGTCTCCGTGCCGCTGGCCGCGTACGGCGAGGCGTACCGGCGGCTGCGGAGCGTCGTCGGCGAGCTGGACGAGATCACCACGCGGGCCCGGGAACGGGCCCAGGAGGCCGACCTGCTGCGGTTCGGCCTGGAGGAGATCTCGGCCGTGGAGCCGCTCCCCGGCGAGGACGCGGAACTGGCCGCCGAGGCCGAGCGGCTGGGCCACGCCGAGGCGCTGGCGGCGGCCGCCGCCACCGGCCACACCGCCCTGGCCGGCAACCCGGAGGACCTGGAGAGCGCCGACGCGAGCACCCTCGTCGCCGGGGCGCAGCGGGCTCTGGAAGCGGTACGGGCCCACGACCCTCGGCTCGCGACGATGTCCGACCGGCTCGGCGAGGTGGCCATCCTCCTCGGGGACGTGGCCGGGGAACTGGCGGGCTACGCGGACAACCTGGACGCCGACCCGCTGAGGCTCGCCACCGTCGAGGAGCGCCGTGCCGCCCTCACCCAGCTGACCAGGAAGTACGGCGAGGACATCGACGCCGTCCTCGCCTGGGCCGAGCAGAGCGCCGCCCGCCTCGCCGAGCTGGACAACGACGACGACCGGATCGCCGAGCTGACCGCCGAGCGCGACGCGGTACGCACCGAACTGGGCGAGCTGGCCCGGCGGCTGACCCGAGCCCGGCGGGACTCCGCCGAGCGCTTCGCCGAGGACGTCACCACCGAACTCGCCTCCCTCGCGATGCCGCACGCCCGGGTCAGCTTCGACATCCGGGACACCGAGGTGGCCCCGGACGGCGACGGCATCGAGGTGGACGGCCGTTTCCTCGCCTACGGGCCGATCGGCGTCGACGAGGTCGAGTTGCTGCTCGCCCCGCATCCCGGGGCGCCGCCGAGGCCCATCGCCAAGGGCGCCTCCGGAGGTGAGCTGTCCCGGGTGATGCTCGCGGTGGAGGTGGTCTTCGCCGGGTCGGACCCGGTGCCCACCTACCTCTTCGACGAGGTCGACGCCGGGGTCGGTGGCAAGGCCGCGGTGGAGGTCGGGCGCAGGCTCGCGCGGCTCGCGCGGTCCGCCCAGGTGGTGGTGGTGACCCACCTGCCGCAGGTCGCGGCCTTCGCCGACCGGCAGTTGCTGGTGGAGAAGACCAACGACGGCTCGGTCACGCGCAGCGGCGTGAAAGTGCTGGAGGGCGAGGAGCGGGTCCGGGAACTCTCCCGGATGCTGGCCGGCCAGGAGGACTCGCAGTCGGCGCGGGCCCACGCCGAGGAACTGCTCGCGGCCGCCCACGGCGAGGGACGCCTGTAG
- a CDS encoding glycosyltransferase family 4 protein has product MSSQSSALGQQPLRTVQVLGGGSAGSSAHVRSLAAGLTARGVRVAVCAPPAVDRIHDFGAVGAQHVPVDRSSDPAALAALRGACADADLVHAHGLHAGMRAALALSGLRTPLVVTWHTRAHAEGARAPLLRLLEKRVARAASVVLAPSSDLVLRARRRGARDARYAPTAFPAPPAGHGAPADTEARRNKTRAELGAVDRPLLVAVGALERHRGYGTLLDAAREWDRAEPSPLLVIAGEGPERGGLQERVRQEDLPVRLLGRRHDAAQLIAAADLAVLPSRWEARSVLAQQALVAGVPLVASRVGGIPELVGDGAALVPYGDPVALAATVLRLLADVPGRRALARRGLRQAATWPTEDATVAQALSVYDELTSPRTGL; this is encoded by the coding sequence GTGAGCAGCCAGTCGTCAGCCCTCGGACAGCAGCCGCTGCGTACCGTCCAGGTGCTCGGCGGGGGCAGCGCGGGCAGCAGCGCGCATGTGCGTTCGCTCGCCGCGGGGCTGACGGCACGCGGTGTGCGGGTGGCGGTGTGCGCGCCGCCCGCCGTCGACCGGATCCATGACTTCGGGGCCGTCGGCGCGCAGCACGTCCCGGTCGACCGGAGCAGCGACCCGGCGGCGCTGGCCGCGTTGCGCGGGGCGTGCGCCGACGCGGACCTGGTCCACGCGCACGGTCTGCACGCCGGGATGCGCGCCGCTCTCGCCCTCAGCGGTCTGCGTACCCCGCTCGTCGTCACCTGGCACACGCGGGCCCATGCCGAGGGGGCCCGCGCTCCGTTGCTGCGGTTGCTGGAGAAGCGGGTGGCCAGGGCGGCCTCGGTGGTGCTGGCGCCCTCCTCGGACCTGGTGCTGCGTGCCCGCAGGCGAGGGGCGCGCGACGCCCGTTACGCGCCCACCGCGTTCCCCGCGCCCCCGGCCGGCCACGGCGCCCCGGCCGACACGGAGGCACGCCGGAACAAGACGAGGGCGGAACTGGGCGCGGTCGACCGGCCCCTGCTCGTCGCGGTCGGGGCACTGGAGCGGCACCGGGGGTACGGCACCCTCCTGGACGCGGCACGGGAGTGGGACCGGGCCGAGCCGTCGCCGCTCCTGGTGATCGCGGGGGAGGGGCCCGAGCGCGGCGGCCTCCAGGAGCGCGTCCGGCAGGAGGACCTGCCCGTACGCCTCCTCGGCAGGCGGCACGACGCGGCCCAGCTGATCGCCGCCGCCGACCTCGCGGTGCTGCCGAGCCGCTGGGAAGCCCGGTCGGTCCTGGCGCAGCAGGCCCTGGTGGCCGGTGTGCCGCTGGTCGCCAGCCGGGTCGGCGGCATTCCCGAACTGGTCGGGGACGGCGCGGCGCTGGTGCCGTACGGCGATCCCGTCGCGCTCGCCGCGACCGTGCTCCGGCTGCTGGCCGACGTACCCGGGCGGCGTGCGCTGGCCCGGCGGGGCCTGCGGCAGGCGGCGACCTGGCCGACCGAGGACGCCACGGTCGCCCAGGCGCTGAGCGTCTACGACGAACTGACCTCCCCGCGTACCGGCCTCTGA